The window TCAAAGACAGGGAGTCAGaaggcaggcagcaaacaatcagaaaaaaagGAGGGTGAAAACAGTGACTTCGCAACAAAGAGGAGTCAGAACACTTTTTAAATGGCTGGTGTGGAGATGCACCTGCTCAGATAATCAGTCCTGGGAGAGGAGCATGATGGGAACTGCAGTTCGGGACAGTTAGGGGAGGGTTCCCTCCGGTGgccgtcggagagagccacagaggaaCAGTTCATGAcacttggaagagccaggatacatttgtaaaaaactctgaaagaagaaagtcacatacacctatgATTGCTTGGGGGTGACTAAATTATAGGCTAATTTTCATTGCTGGGTCaactattattagtagtattattctattttgtgtgtgtgtgggggggggtgCATCCCATCGGGTAATGAAAAGTTCAACAAACACTTGGGTCaggaaatatataatttaagtagTCAAGTGATCAAGTGCAAAGACCACAATGTGGGAATTTGGGCAATGCATCAGTCATGAATCAAGTGCTCTGGACTGCACATGCGCAATGGcctagcttcttttttttttttttttttttaacatttttctttttacaatatttatgcaACAGTCAATGTTAGactattttttttgctgatgtgAAATGTTACTTAAATGAGACAATTGTTACGATTTCACTCTTCGCAAATGAAGAGAGATTTCTTTGTCAATACTCAACAGTACAGATAGATCAGTTAGAAATGCATTATAGATTAAAGCAAACCTCCTGAAAcactttcaaatataaaatgtgctgaCTAAACCATTTCTTGACATTGTGACATCTTTCAGATTATTTGACGGGAAGAAATGTCACACAGTCATCCACGTATGGCCTCTGGTACGCTAAACAAGCCATTGACTTTAATCCTGGTTTCAGAAAGTCGTGGTCATCATGTTCCTCAACCGATATTCAGACTGACCCATGGTGGAGGCTTGATCTGGGCTCTGCGCACAGAGTTAATAGAGTCGTCGTCACAAACAGACTAGACTGCTGTCCAGAACGAATAAACGGAACTGAGATTCACATCGGAAACTCTTTGGAGAACAACGGCAACAACAATCCCATGTGAGATCCTCTTTCAGTGACTTCATATCCATAAACAACACCTGAAACACATATGAAGTCTGAATGAGgttttctccatctctctttagATGTGCTGTGATTTCTAGTATTCCAGCTGGCGCTTCCTCCACCTTCACATGTAACCGTATGGAGGGTCAATACGTCAATCTGTTCATTCCTGGAGATTCAAAGATTCTTACTCTTTGTGAGGTGGAGGTCTATGGAGGTATGATAAGctataaatgaaagaaatcttACTCATTGTGGGATGTTGATTCCAAAATGGAGTCTGTTTCACTTGAGCACAGTGTTTCCCAAAATGTGCTGCTTTTCTAGTGTTTTTGCTGTTGACAGTCATTCATAATATGAAGAAGACCTCTGTCTGAATCTGAGAGATTATTCTCAACCCATTTTCACATATGCTGAACATAATttcatctgggtcatatttgttttactttgtgtACATAACCTCTTCATGTTTAATAGTAAGTGATATGCATTTGCACCAAAATGCTGTGAATTGTTGTCAAAAGCAAAAGATGCAATATGATGCATGATGTATTTGATTATTATGTCATTTGgttgcatattattatttgcatttagcttTTCCCCCCACGTCTGTCTGTAGTCACTCTTTTGTGTCATTCTTTTAGGTCTTTCTTATAAGAAGACCTTTGTGAAGATGAAACTGAAGTCCAGTTCTAGTCTGTCTGACCCTGAGATGAGAGTCCAGCTCCTGTCCCAGGTGAGAGACGGAAACATGCAGAAATCTGAAACCAAATCACACAGATGGCGAGACctgcttttatttcagcttcGGTCTGCTCTGGCGAAACAAGGGGTTTCTGGCGTGACGCTGCAGTGGACTCAACCGCCAGCCGCTGAGCGAGAGGTGATGTGGAAAGAAGATGCATCAGGTGAGTGTGTTCATAAAGGcgaaaaagaaaactgaaaacataaaaaatttaaatatgtattacaaaTGAAACAGGAAATTGCGTCTTTATAACGGTTTTCTTCTCAGCTCAGTgtgccggaggagaggaatgtTGTCCGAATCATCTTTGATTTACACTGCTTTAATattcacagtttcaacacaatTATGTGTTTTGTGCAATCTAGTTTTCTTGtgcattatacattacattatgaagcaaagaactgaaaataaatctaaaaatgcaaaatacgaTAAGTACCATAAGAGCAAATCtgtaaaatcattaataaaggGGGGCATATGGGATTTTTTTAACTGGGTGTGTGTTATAGTTATAATTCTTttataattaagtttttaattgtttttaattataacgAATCCCAAGCCCACAGCCATGTACCGAGGAAcggttttatttcatataaaatacaataataatgtattcatacaatatcaaatatattacgtaaatgacataaaaagccaaataaatattataaaatgtataatgaagGTAGTGGCCTGGTCACTGGTGTtactgtttataaaaaaatctatatatattttgaaataaaaacacatgttaAGTCTCATTTCAGTTAACAGAATTCTTCTCATGATTTCATATGAAGCTTTTAGCATATCCAAACAAGAGCCAGCGTGGATAACGACCTCGGTTCTCTCCATCGCTGGTCCGCTCCGGCCATCTCTCTGTATTGATCTTCTAATATCCGTCCTGTGCCCTCGATTCGATCTCTTCACTCTCTCAGTACAAGACAGCTGATCGAACGTGTGTTTTGGGACCCAGACACTCTGACTTTGTGGtcagattaatttttaatatcttgTCAGAATTGCTAAATATCATGActcctatttttatttacttttacagtCTATTCTTCATACATGTGCAAGCTGAAGTTAATAACCATCTCCCAGTAAAGGTGCTTCAGGTCGAGCACAAGCTGTACAGATTAGTCTGATAGCGTCACACTGCGGTGGCTGATTATTAAGAGAGCATATAAAGAATTCTCTACGAAAGTTATGAAgcaaaaatcaaaataacatcATATCACAGTTACACATTTCAGCAGAGCAATAACTAACAGTTGATCGTATGTTTTTAATCAACCAGCCGTAAGATTAAACATCACGCTAttcataaacattattttgtaaatagtCCAGGACTTCATAAAAACCATATCCACcccttttttttacagtttagttGGATTTTTAGAATATTGTCATTCAATTTCCCAAATCAACATCAGACTGTAAAAACAGCCATGCCATATGCATGTcttatatggacaaaaaaaaaaaataaatacaaatctgatATAATAAATTTTGGATTAAACTCAGCAGGTAATCTACTCCGGTAATATATTTTCCAAACATTAAACGTAAAGCAAAACGTCCTTAGTGTAACTGAAAACTTGCTATAATATTACAGTACAGTTGTATGAATCTTCATATGTTTcagtaaatgttacatttttatcaacATTTTTGAATCTGAAGAGCATCTAGGCTAATTAAGTACGACTTCACCAATGCAAATCATATATGAACCATTaggtaaattaaaaaatcaatatatatatatatatatatatatatatatatatatatatatatatatatatatatatatatatatatatataatcacacaaACTGATGGCTGCGTGAAAAATATTTGCTCAAAAAGAGTCccctttttttccaaaagacCCTCAGGGACCTGTAAATAAGTAGTGGACTCATTACAGAGCTGTCCCTGTAACACAATGTACAACATAATGATGTCTTTGTGGGCTTTCTTCAGTTAATATACCTGCGTCCTCGGTGATGGTTTCCTCCGGAGGCCGAATCCAGCTCAGATTCACGTCAGGGATCTTCAAACCTGCTTTCAGCTGAGGGGAACCATTACTGATGAGAGGCTTTTCGTTGTCTAGATTGCAGCAAATGTGCTTTTCCTACAGTATCATTTctattcaataataataaaaacccaaCATAAAGTGGTTCGCACAAGAAATATTATCGTGGTATGATTTAACAAGAAACTTTTTGAAATGCCAAATACGGACCACGTACAAAAATGCGAAACTGGTCAAACACAGTTGgctgaacaaaaaaatgattattgttgaaatgttaaggctttgtggattcccagcatgcattgcagcatgaaCCTTTATGATTAtcgttttgctgtttttatttttgtttttttatggttgTTATTTGATCGTTATTGTTTGCACTGTGATGTAAAGCACTCTTTTTAACGTTCGTTTGTTGTCGTCGTTCTCGaggttagttttatttattagacgAACTTATCTGTTAATGCTTGTCGTTTCTATATGAACATTTTCAGAgaataataggaaaaaaaatgacatgtgCATTAAAGATAATAAAGTGTGTTAGATGAGACTTTACTCAGTGACTTAGTTgccttgaaattttaagttaagtcaacttttctttttttacagtgactGTCAAATTGTCAACATTTGATGTGATTTAGGGACATATTGTGAGAAAAACTCATCTCGCTCTCACCTCTTCTAGTAGTTTGTCTCTCATCGCAGGGTCAGTCAGAGTAGCGTCGGAGAGAAGCTTTACCTTAATGATTGTTCTGCTTAACATGAACTCTAAAACACATCGTTAGGCAAATAAGCATGTGCGTGTCCACACAGACATACGTGAATCAGAAAAGAGCGACCGCAGCACTCACGGATCAGCCTCCAGAAAGCGCTTTTATGCTTTAGCTATTTCGGGGACTTAAGAAACCCTTTCACGTGAATGTAGTGATGCTTTGAATGTGCAGGACTGTGATGCTTCTTTTAACCCCTTTCAACAGGATTTTGTTTACCACTaaccatttctattttttattttttggtataaAAGTAACTGTAAGTTGTTTGATTTTGCTTATGAAGTGTCATAATAGATAAATGAATGAGTTTATAAATGATCAACACGATTATTCTCAATATACTGCATTCTGTCTCtaattgatataattttttattattaactaaatgtCCTTTTAGTATAATTGCACACATTCAAATCTTTACTGATttgtataaaaaacataataataataagaagaactTTGTATTCTTAGTAAACATTCACTGGACCGAAGCAGCTTGGCTTTGCATTTGTATGTGTTTACTAATACATAGGGAGATATAAAGTGATGAGTGatgtttatatcattttattaaattaatctgcTATACTGTAATAAAGATCTCACTGCTTTACTATCAGCTTCACCATATCTGCTTAATTTTGCTCAGTTTGGGCCTCTGAATATCATCACTGTACCATATGAGCAAATCGAGCCTGGTGGTGCATGCAAAACATGAGAAtaggacattttttaaaattagtttttcacacatttcacTAAATTCCTCCTTTATATGGTTTAAATTGAGCCTGTTCACTGTGCATTGTAGCTGGAGGGTTATACTTGCAGTACCTGTCCCGAAGA is drawn from Puntigrus tetrazona isolate hp1 chromosome 7, ASM1883169v1, whole genome shotgun sequence and contains these coding sequences:
- the LOC122349350 gene encoding uncharacterized protein LOC122349350 yields the protein MVNVATLGTANQSTLAYNWYATNALDGLNSTCTHTELQSDPWWSLDLMKTYSVNRVTLTNRPLCCGDRLNGAEIRIGNNSLDLFSNPVCATVSSIPDGATSSYSCDGMEGRYVTVNIPGDSKILTLCEVGVYAIFPDYLTGRNVTQSSTYGLWYAKQAIDFNPGFRKSWSSCSSTDIQTDPWWRLDLGSAHRVNRVVVTNRLDCCPERINGTEIHIGNSLENNGNNNPICAVISSIPAGASSTFTCNRMEGQYVNLFIPGDSKILTLCEVEVYGGLSYKKTFVKMKLKSSSSLSDPEMRVQLLSQLRSALAKQGVSGVTLQWTQPPAAEREVMWKEDASAQCAGGEECCPNHL